A single region of the Nicotiana sylvestris chromosome 6, ASM39365v2, whole genome shotgun sequence genome encodes:
- the LOC104233282 gene encoding U2 small nuclear ribonucleoprotein B'', translating to MSEFMQRTAGIWKRARQVPQPRGTLIQVLFSGVVEKRKRTEEIPQTGAANGPRADSNGGPAAASRQGRPSAQETVAEPNNILFIQNLPHETTSMMLEVLFKQYPGFREVRMIEAKPGIAFVEFDDDVQSSVAMQVLQGFKITPQNPMAITYAKK from the exons ATGTCAGAATTTATG CAAAGGACGGCAGGGATTTGGAAGCGAGCGCGACAGGTTCCTCAGCCTCGGGGGACACTGATCCAGGTTCTAttctcgggagttg TGGAAAAAAGGAAACGTACTGAAGAAATTCCGCAAACTGGTGCAGCTAATGGCCCTAGAGCTGACAGTAATGGAGGCCCAGCT GCTGCTTCTCGCCAAGGAAGGCCAAGTGCACAAGAAACAGTTGCAGAACCAAATAATATTCTCTTTATACAGAACCTGCCCCATGAGACAACAAGTATGATGCTTGAAGTGCTCTTCAAACAATATCCAGGTTTTAGGGAAGTTCGAATGATTGAAGCGAAGCCAGGTATTGCATTTGTGGAATTTGACGATGATGTCCAGTCTTCGGTCGCCATGCAGGTCCTTCAAGGCTTCAAAATCACCCCCCAAAATCCCATGGCTATCACCTATGCCAAGAAATGA
- the LOC104233281 gene encoding protein LURP-one-related 7, with translation MGMGTTTTPDEWPPNAEFPFDLFVWKKHRAFWDVGNIQFTDSFGNLFFRVDRGQSPDSSAHSQKLILDASDNTLIRLVPLVKGSWQGFMVNDTEEKELMFSVNRTLNTFTSREFDIFLGDGHGEGKEADLKMKGSAFKRSCTIYKGNSIVAETSLMYTLGFRKHFIPRNRFRVTIFPGFAELSLVVALVVIFFDKRKFWI, from the exons ATGGGAATGGGAACTACTACCACGCCGGATGAGTGGCCGCCGAATGCGGAATTCCCATTTGATCTTTTTGTATGGAAGAAACACAGGGCTTTTTGGGATGTTGGAAATATCCAATTCACCGATTCTTTTGGCAATTTGTTCTTCAGAGTTGACCGTGGTCAATCGCCTGATTCATCAGCTCATAGTCAGAAACTAATTCTTGATGCATCTGATAATACCCTCATTCGCTTAGTTCCATTAGTT AAAGGATCATGGCAAGGCTTTATGGTAAATGATACTGAAGAGAAGGAGTTGATGTTCAGTGTGAATAGGACTCTAAATACATTTACTAGTCGAGAGTTTGATATATTCCTTGGTGATGGACATGGTGAAGGCAAAGAGGCTGATCTCAAGATGAAAGGTTCTGCCTTCAAGAGATCCTGCACCATCTACAAAGGCAATTCCATAGTAGCTGAG ACCAGCCTTATGTACACACTTGGATTCCGGAAGCATTTCATTCCAAGGAACAGATTTCGAGTAACCATATTTCCCGGTTTTGCTGAGCTTAGTCTGGTTGTGGCTTTGGTTGTAATATTCTTTGATAAACGGAAGTTTTGGATATAA